One genomic window of Hippopotamus amphibius kiboko isolate mHipAmp2 chromosome 10, mHipAmp2.hap2, whole genome shotgun sequence includes the following:
- the BTG3 gene encoding protein BTG3: MKNEIAAVVFFFTRLVRKHDKLKKEAVERFAEKLTLILQEKYKNHWYPEKPSKGQAYRCIRVNKFQRVDPDVLKACENSCILYSDLGLPKELTLWVDPCEVCCRYGEKNNAFIVASFENEDENKDEISKKVTRALDKVTSDYHSGSSSSDEEASKEVEVKPNSVAATPSPMYQISELMFPPLPMWHPLPRKKPGMYRGNGHQSHYPPPVPFGYPNQGRKNKPYRPIPVTWVPPPGMHCDRNHWINPHMLAPH; encoded by the exons ATGAAGAACGAAATTGCTGCCGTAGTCTTCTTTTTCACAAGGCTAGTTCGCAAACATGATAAGTTGAAAAAAGAAGCAGTCGAGAGGTTTGCTGAGAAATTGACTTTAatacttcaagaaaaatataaaaatcactggTATCCCGAAAAGCCATCAAAAGGACAAGCCTACAG ATGCATTCGTGTCAATAAGTTTCAGAGAGTTGATCCTGATGTCCTGAAAGCCTGTGAGAACAGCTGCATCTTATACAGTGACCTGGGCCTGCCAAAGGAACTCACTCTATGGGTGGACCCATGTGAGGTGTGCTGTCG gtatGGAGAGAAAAACAATGCATTCATTGTAGCCAGCTTTGAAAATGAGGATGAAAACAAGGATGAGATTTCCAAGAAAGTTACCAGGGCCCTTGATAAGGTTACCTCTGATTATCATTCAGGATCCTCTTCTTCAGATGAAGAAGCAAGTAAGGAAGTAGAAGTGAAACCCAATTCAGTGGCTGCGACCCCCAGCCCCATGTACCAG ATTTCAGAACTGATGTTCCCGCCTCTTCCAATGTGGCATCCTTTGCCCAGAAAAAAGCCAGGAATGTACCGAGGGAATGGTCATCAAAGTCACTACCCTCCTCCTGTTCCATTTGGTTATCCAAATCAGGGAAGGAAGAATAAACCATATCGCCCAATTCCAGTAACATGGGTACCTCCTCCTGGAATGCATTGTGACCGGAATCACTGGATTAATCCTCACATGTTAGCACCTCACTAG